A genomic region of Palaemon carinicauda isolate YSFRI2023 chromosome 11, ASM3689809v2, whole genome shotgun sequence contains the following coding sequences:
- the LOC137649469 gene encoding zinc finger MYM-type protein 1-like, which produces MLGATTPARTDERTQNLIVQERKLCPLEYQPVISDIVNNYSVVIAIGNEPPGRIDRFPFSIETGQAEPIRSKPYKVPIHFQGEIEREINELREQGLFEESEFLCTSPIAAIRKKDGLEACKFRNCEKIMDGILSKLRKSVLFSMQAIFYQRKCPTQGFNDWKNSKRFEEHEKSTTHRSCILANIFRAQKKGLLDSHLENQTEKERTYRRKVLVRVVAVVKFLALIGLAFLGENEVFGLENNSLFLGIIELLAQFDPFLANHVSRLGNAGRGTLSYMSSTICNEFIELMTKKVLNNIIAAVKTAKYFAISVDSTPDISHTDQLTFIVRFVDSSGKPVERFIKFIPLSGHDGETMMNVVLDTLLEHELSIMDCRGQSYDNASNMSGKYNGLQARIKKINPLPVYVPCSAHSLNLVGSCAAECCVAAVSFFGLLQALFNFFSASTHRWSILKSTIHGDVMKSLSTTRWSAQHDATHALKDSFAEIRSALIQIAEDEDQTATTRGEAASLASELEDFELALLCVLWDCILERLNATNKTLQKTEIEMATCANLYAGLVEFVISLHNDEAFEMFEEKAAGERLQLPG; this is translated from the exons atgttgggagccacaactccagcccgcacagacgaacgtacTCAGAATTTAATTGTGCAagagcgaaaactatgtccgttagaatatcagcctgtaattagtgacattgtcaataattattccgttGTAATTGCAATTGGAAACGAGCctcctgggaggattgatcgatttccctttagcattgaaactgggcaggcagagccgatcaggtcaaagccttataaggtacccattcatttccagggagagatagaaagggaaattaatgaattaagggaacaagggttATTTGAGGAGAGCGAATTCCTCTGCACTTCTCCAATTGCAgctattaggaaaaaggatggtttg GAAGCTTGCAAATTCAGAAACTGTGAAAAGATCATGGATGGTATACTCTCAAAGCTCAGGAAAAGTGTACTGTTCAGCATGCAAGCTATTTTCTACCAAAGAAAATGCCCCACACAGGGGTTCAATGACTGGAAAAATTCCAAGCGTTTCGAGGAACATGAAAAGAGCACCACTCACAGGAGCTGCATTTTAGCCAATATATTTCGTGCACAGAAAAAAGGCTTATTGGATTCTCATTTGGAAAATCAAACTGAAAAAGAGCGCACTTATCGGAGAAAAGTTCTAGTAAGAGTTGTTGCTGTTGTAAAATTCTTAGCTCTAATAGGACTTGCTTTCCTTGGGGAAAATGAGGTTTTTGGTTTGGAAAACAATAGTCTTTTCCTAGGGATCATAGAACTGTTAGCACAATTCGATCCATTCTTAGCAAATCATGTGTCACGCCTTGGGAATGCAGGAAGAGGCACTTTATCTTACATGTCATCTACTATTTGCAATGAATTTATTGAACTGATGACTAAGAAGGTCCTCAATAACATCATAGCAGCTGTGAAAACTGCAAAATACTTTGCAATAAGTGTAGATTCAACACCAGATATTTCACATACAGATCAACTGACATTCATTGTTCGATTTGTCGACTCCAGTGGTAAGCCTGTAGAGCGCTTTATAAAATTCATTCCTCTTTCAGGCCATGATGGAGAAACAATGATGAATGTAGTACTGGATACTCTGCTTGAACATGAGCTCTCTATTATGGATTGCCGTGGCCAGAGCTATGACAATGCAAGTAACATGTCGGGTAAATATAATGGATTGCAAGCCCGTATCAAGAAAATCAACCCACTTCCTGTATATGTGCCCTGCTCAGCACATTCTCTTAACCTTGTTGGGTCATGTGCTGCGGAGTGTTGTGTTGCTGCAGTTTCATTTTTTGGACTTTTACAAGCACTCTTTAATTTTTTCTCTGCTTCAACGCATCGGTGGAGTATACTCAAGTCAACCATTCATGGAGATGTCATGAAATCATTATCAACAACAAGGTGGTCAGCGCAGCATGATGCAACACATGCTTTGAAAGACAGCTTTGCTGAAATACGTTCTGCTTTGATCCAAATAGCAGAGGATGAAGACCAGACAGCAACTACAAGAGGCGAAGCAGCCAGCTTAGCATCAGAATTGGAAGATTTTGAATTGGCCTTACTCTGTGTGCTTTGGGACTGTATACTGGAACGGTTAAATGCCACGAACAAGACACTTcagaaaactgaaattgaaatggcTACTTGTGCTAACCTGTATGCAGGCTTAGTGGAATTTGTAATCTCACTTCACAATGATGAAGCTTTTGAAATGTTTGAAGAGAAAGCTGCTGGTGAAAGACTACAGTTACCGGGCTGA